One window of Misgurnus anguillicaudatus chromosome 13, ASM2758022v2, whole genome shotgun sequence genomic DNA carries:
- the LOC129430817 gene encoding BEN domain-containing protein 2 isoform X3, with protein sequence MSIHDIRDGFISGGGLCGLKTETDDSTPTVRSRGPSPLSDSMVEDHTVHFYTTMSEADDDGFIHEVSQDTKESAISTETYGADLQRTLGEILAYCQVTYGAILKLDEKFDMLETKVANIQSLQQNPTLLSKKPCVSDSFQSRTEGSTPQQLHVSSPLPSVKSRKSLMLSHGPEVKTPERLNQIQCQNTERATITQSSTQDPSLNTNITTQQQGQLQTSPESSDPAEHICPANTCYVGNYERKVFLPKCVVQRAGKMTRPSAAARHLLRNLFTAHELSLSSTNGNPTRRLKRLDPNKISAIREWAVKRFPKFDLSEKGKDWKICLSVINSTARYFRFMAKTRKQNMKSDETLPPETTASSGHTAEIDVELSDSDTEQMNRINSLSNYNSDASCYILDGSSPRQVHLGPPHREVKVPEFVLSAAHLRTRPELIARYLIKFIFPEDVLVRSNVYGARHGIQPLDHNKISALREYLSERFPWMKLEEDGSDWKVCVGAINSTIRKFRYEHKMGIKRKKR encoded by the exons ATATAAGAGATGGATTTATTAGCGGCGGTGGATTGTGCGGTTTGAAGACTGAAACAGATGACAGCACACCAACAGTGAGATCCAGAGGTCCCAGTCCGCTCAGTGACAGTATGGTAGAGGatcacacagttcatttttatacaaca ATGTCTGAGGCAGACGATGATGGTTTCATACATGAAGTGTCACAGGATACAAAGGAG AGTGCCATTTCAACTGAGACGTATGGAGCTGATCTACAGAGGACTCTGGGAGAGATTCTTGCGTACTGTCAG GTTACATATGGAGCCATTCTGAAACTTGATGAAAAGTTTGACATGCTCGAGACAAAAGTAGCAAACATTCAGAGCCTTCAGCAGAATCCAACACTTCTTTCAAAG AAGCCGTGTGTGTCAGACAGCTTCCAGAGCAGAACTGAAGGCTCCACACCACAACAACTTCACGTTTCCTCTCCACTTCCTTCTGTGAAGAGCAGGAAATCTCTGATGCTGTCTCATGGTCCTGAGGTCAAGACCCCTGAACGGCTTAACCAGATTCAATGCCAAAATACTGAGAGAGCCACAATTACCCAAAGTTCAACACAAGATCCATCCCTTAACACGAACATAACAACGCAACAGCAGGGTCAACTTCAAACCAGCCCAGAGAGCAGTGATCCAGCTGAACACATCTGTCCTGCAAATACTT GTTATGTGGGTAACTATGAGAGGAaagtttttctgccaaagtgtGTCGTACAGCGAGCGGGGAAAATGACGCGACCCAGCGCAGCTGCACGACATCTGTTACGAAACCTCTTTACGGCTCATGAACTTTCTCTAAGCAGCACCAACGGAAATCCAACCAGACGTCTGAAGAGACTCGACCCTAACAAGATCAGCGCCATCCGAG AATGGGCTGTAAAGAGGTTCCCAAAATTTGACCTTAGTGAGAAAGGCAAAGACTGGAAaatttgtctgtctgtaatAAACTCAACGGCACGCTACTTTCGGTTCATGGCCAAGACAAGGAAG CAAAATATGAAATCCGATGAAACGTTACCACCAGAGACGACAGCCTCATCTGGACATACAGCAGAGATTGATGTTGAGCTCTCAGACAGTGACACTGAGCAGATGAACAGGATTAACTCGCTGTCAAACTATAACAGCG ATGCTTCCTGTTACATCTTGGATGGAAGTTCACCCAGACAAG TGCATCTCGGGCCGCCTCATCGTGAAGTAAAGGTTCCCGAGTTCGTCTTGTCTGCTGCACATCTGCGGACGCGTCCTGAGCTCATCGCTCGATATCTCATTAAATTCATCTTTCCAGAGGACGTACTAGTACGCAGTAACGTCTACGGTGCGCGACATGGCATTCAACCCCTCGACCATAACAAAATATCTGCACTTCGAG AGTACCTGTCGGAGCGTTTTCCCTGGATGAAGCTGGAGGAGGATGGAAGTGACTGGAAGGTTTGTGTTGGAGCTATAAACAGCACCATCCGCAAGTTTCGATATGAGCACAAGATGGGCATAAAGAGAAAGAAACGCTGA
- the LOC129430817 gene encoding BEN domain-containing protein 2 isoform X2, translating into MSIHDIRDGFISGGGLCGLKTETDDSTPTVRSRGPSPLSDSMVEDHTVHFYTTMSEADDDGFIHEVSQDTKEGESAISTETYGADLQRTLGEILAYCQVTYGAILKLDEKFDMLETKVANIQSLQQNPTLLSKPCVSDSFQSRTEGSTPQQLHVSSPLPSVKSRKSLMLSHGPEVKTPERLNQIQCQNTERATITQSSTQDPSLNTNITTQQQGQLQTSPESSDPAEHICPANTCYVGNYERKVFLPKCVVQRAGKMTRPSAAARHLLRNLFTAHELSLSSTNGNPTRRLKRLDPNKISAIREWAVKRFPKFDLSEKGKDWKICLSVINSTARYFRFMAKTRKQNMKSDETLPPETTASSGHTAEIDVELSDSDTEQMNRINSLSNYNSDASCYILDGSSPRQVHLGPPHREVKVPEFVLSAAHLRTRPELIARYLIKFIFPEDVLVRSNVYGARHGIQPLDHNKISALREYLSERFPWMKLEEDGSDWKVCVGAINSTIRKFRYEHKMGIKRKKR; encoded by the exons ATATAAGAGATGGATTTATTAGCGGCGGTGGATTGTGCGGTTTGAAGACTGAAACAGATGACAGCACACCAACAGTGAGATCCAGAGGTCCCAGTCCGCTCAGTGACAGTATGGTAGAGGatcacacagttcatttttatacaaca ATGTCTGAGGCAGACGATGATGGTTTCATACATGAAGTGTCACAGGATACAAAGGAG GGGGAGAGTGCCATTTCAACTGAGACGTATGGAGCTGATCTACAGAGGACTCTGGGAGAGATTCTTGCGTACTGTCAG GTTACATATGGAGCCATTCTGAAACTTGATGAAAAGTTTGACATGCTCGAGACAAAAGTAGCAAACATTCAGAGCCTTCAGCAGAATCCAACACTTCTTTCAAAG CCGTGTGTGTCAGACAGCTTCCAGAGCAGAACTGAAGGCTCCACACCACAACAACTTCACGTTTCCTCTCCACTTCCTTCTGTGAAGAGCAGGAAATCTCTGATGCTGTCTCATGGTCCTGAGGTCAAGACCCCTGAACGGCTTAACCAGATTCAATGCCAAAATACTGAGAGAGCCACAATTACCCAAAGTTCAACACAAGATCCATCCCTTAACACGAACATAACAACGCAACAGCAGGGTCAACTTCAAACCAGCCCAGAGAGCAGTGATCCAGCTGAACACATCTGTCCTGCAAATACTT GTTATGTGGGTAACTATGAGAGGAaagtttttctgccaaagtgtGTCGTACAGCGAGCGGGGAAAATGACGCGACCCAGCGCAGCTGCACGACATCTGTTACGAAACCTCTTTACGGCTCATGAACTTTCTCTAAGCAGCACCAACGGAAATCCAACCAGACGTCTGAAGAGACTCGACCCTAACAAGATCAGCGCCATCCGAG AATGGGCTGTAAAGAGGTTCCCAAAATTTGACCTTAGTGAGAAAGGCAAAGACTGGAAaatttgtctgtctgtaatAAACTCAACGGCACGCTACTTTCGGTTCATGGCCAAGACAAGGAAG CAAAATATGAAATCCGATGAAACGTTACCACCAGAGACGACAGCCTCATCTGGACATACAGCAGAGATTGATGTTGAGCTCTCAGACAGTGACACTGAGCAGATGAACAGGATTAACTCGCTGTCAAACTATAACAGCG ATGCTTCCTGTTACATCTTGGATGGAAGTTCACCCAGACAAG TGCATCTCGGGCCGCCTCATCGTGAAGTAAAGGTTCCCGAGTTCGTCTTGTCTGCTGCACATCTGCGGACGCGTCCTGAGCTCATCGCTCGATATCTCATTAAATTCATCTTTCCAGAGGACGTACTAGTACGCAGTAACGTCTACGGTGCGCGACATGGCATTCAACCCCTCGACCATAACAAAATATCTGCACTTCGAG AGTACCTGTCGGAGCGTTTTCCCTGGATGAAGCTGGAGGAGGATGGAAGTGACTGGAAGGTTTGTGTTGGAGCTATAAACAGCACCATCCGCAAGTTTCGATATGAGCACAAGATGGGCATAAAGAGAAAGAAACGCTGA
- the LOC129430817 gene encoding BEN domain-containing protein 2 isoform X5, with the protein MSIHDIRDGFISGGGLCGLKTETDDSTPTVRSRGPSPLSDSMMSEADDDGFIHEVSQDTKESAISTETYGADLQRTLGEILAYCQVTYGAILKLDEKFDMLETKVANIQSLQQNPTLLSKKPCVSDSFQSRTEGSTPQQLHVSSPLPSVKSRKSLMLSHGPEVKTPERLNQIQCQNTERATITQSSTQDPSLNTNITTQQQGQLQTSPESSDPAEHICPANTCYVGNYERKVFLPKCVVQRAGKMTRPSAAARHLLRNLFTAHELSLSSTNGNPTRRLKRLDPNKISAIREWAVKRFPKFDLSEKGKDWKICLSVINSTARYFRFMAKTRKQNMKSDETLPPETTASSGHTAEIDVELSDSDTEQMNRINSLSNYNSDASCYILDGSSPRQVHLGPPHREVKVPEFVLSAAHLRTRPELIARYLIKFIFPEDVLVRSNVYGARHGIQPLDHNKISALREYLSERFPWMKLEEDGSDWKVCVGAINSTIRKFRYEHKMGIKRKKR; encoded by the exons ATATAAGAGATGGATTTATTAGCGGCGGTGGATTGTGCGGTTTGAAGACTGAAACAGATGACAGCACACCAACAGTGAGATCCAGAGGTCCCAGTCCGCTCAGTGACAGTATG ATGTCTGAGGCAGACGATGATGGTTTCATACATGAAGTGTCACAGGATACAAAGGAG AGTGCCATTTCAACTGAGACGTATGGAGCTGATCTACAGAGGACTCTGGGAGAGATTCTTGCGTACTGTCAG GTTACATATGGAGCCATTCTGAAACTTGATGAAAAGTTTGACATGCTCGAGACAAAAGTAGCAAACATTCAGAGCCTTCAGCAGAATCCAACACTTCTTTCAAAG AAGCCGTGTGTGTCAGACAGCTTCCAGAGCAGAACTGAAGGCTCCACACCACAACAACTTCACGTTTCCTCTCCACTTCCTTCTGTGAAGAGCAGGAAATCTCTGATGCTGTCTCATGGTCCTGAGGTCAAGACCCCTGAACGGCTTAACCAGATTCAATGCCAAAATACTGAGAGAGCCACAATTACCCAAAGTTCAACACAAGATCCATCCCTTAACACGAACATAACAACGCAACAGCAGGGTCAACTTCAAACCAGCCCAGAGAGCAGTGATCCAGCTGAACACATCTGTCCTGCAAATACTT GTTATGTGGGTAACTATGAGAGGAaagtttttctgccaaagtgtGTCGTACAGCGAGCGGGGAAAATGACGCGACCCAGCGCAGCTGCACGACATCTGTTACGAAACCTCTTTACGGCTCATGAACTTTCTCTAAGCAGCACCAACGGAAATCCAACCAGACGTCTGAAGAGACTCGACCCTAACAAGATCAGCGCCATCCGAG AATGGGCTGTAAAGAGGTTCCCAAAATTTGACCTTAGTGAGAAAGGCAAAGACTGGAAaatttgtctgtctgtaatAAACTCAACGGCACGCTACTTTCGGTTCATGGCCAAGACAAGGAAG CAAAATATGAAATCCGATGAAACGTTACCACCAGAGACGACAGCCTCATCTGGACATACAGCAGAGATTGATGTTGAGCTCTCAGACAGTGACACTGAGCAGATGAACAGGATTAACTCGCTGTCAAACTATAACAGCG ATGCTTCCTGTTACATCTTGGATGGAAGTTCACCCAGACAAG TGCATCTCGGGCCGCCTCATCGTGAAGTAAAGGTTCCCGAGTTCGTCTTGTCTGCTGCACATCTGCGGACGCGTCCTGAGCTCATCGCTCGATATCTCATTAAATTCATCTTTCCAGAGGACGTACTAGTACGCAGTAACGTCTACGGTGCGCGACATGGCATTCAACCCCTCGACCATAACAAAATATCTGCACTTCGAG AGTACCTGTCGGAGCGTTTTCCCTGGATGAAGCTGGAGGAGGATGGAAGTGACTGGAAGGTTTGTGTTGGAGCTATAAACAGCACCATCCGCAAGTTTCGATATGAGCACAAGATGGGCATAAAGAGAAAGAAACGCTGA
- the LOC129430817 gene encoding BEN domain-containing protein 2 isoform X1, producing the protein MSIHDIRDGFISGGGLCGLKTETDDSTPTVRSRGPSPLSDSMVEDHTVHFYTTMSEADDDGFIHEVSQDTKEGESAISTETYGADLQRTLGEILAYCQVTYGAILKLDEKFDMLETKVANIQSLQQNPTLLSKKPCVSDSFQSRTEGSTPQQLHVSSPLPSVKSRKSLMLSHGPEVKTPERLNQIQCQNTERATITQSSTQDPSLNTNITTQQQGQLQTSPESSDPAEHICPANTCYVGNYERKVFLPKCVVQRAGKMTRPSAAARHLLRNLFTAHELSLSSTNGNPTRRLKRLDPNKISAIREWAVKRFPKFDLSEKGKDWKICLSVINSTARYFRFMAKTRKQNMKSDETLPPETTASSGHTAEIDVELSDSDTEQMNRINSLSNYNSDASCYILDGSSPRQVHLGPPHREVKVPEFVLSAAHLRTRPELIARYLIKFIFPEDVLVRSNVYGARHGIQPLDHNKISALREYLSERFPWMKLEEDGSDWKVCVGAINSTIRKFRYEHKMGIKRKKR; encoded by the exons ATATAAGAGATGGATTTATTAGCGGCGGTGGATTGTGCGGTTTGAAGACTGAAACAGATGACAGCACACCAACAGTGAGATCCAGAGGTCCCAGTCCGCTCAGTGACAGTATGGTAGAGGatcacacagttcatttttatacaaca ATGTCTGAGGCAGACGATGATGGTTTCATACATGAAGTGTCACAGGATACAAAGGAG GGGGAGAGTGCCATTTCAACTGAGACGTATGGAGCTGATCTACAGAGGACTCTGGGAGAGATTCTTGCGTACTGTCAG GTTACATATGGAGCCATTCTGAAACTTGATGAAAAGTTTGACATGCTCGAGACAAAAGTAGCAAACATTCAGAGCCTTCAGCAGAATCCAACACTTCTTTCAAAG AAGCCGTGTGTGTCAGACAGCTTCCAGAGCAGAACTGAAGGCTCCACACCACAACAACTTCACGTTTCCTCTCCACTTCCTTCTGTGAAGAGCAGGAAATCTCTGATGCTGTCTCATGGTCCTGAGGTCAAGACCCCTGAACGGCTTAACCAGATTCAATGCCAAAATACTGAGAGAGCCACAATTACCCAAAGTTCAACACAAGATCCATCCCTTAACACGAACATAACAACGCAACAGCAGGGTCAACTTCAAACCAGCCCAGAGAGCAGTGATCCAGCTGAACACATCTGTCCTGCAAATACTT GTTATGTGGGTAACTATGAGAGGAaagtttttctgccaaagtgtGTCGTACAGCGAGCGGGGAAAATGACGCGACCCAGCGCAGCTGCACGACATCTGTTACGAAACCTCTTTACGGCTCATGAACTTTCTCTAAGCAGCACCAACGGAAATCCAACCAGACGTCTGAAGAGACTCGACCCTAACAAGATCAGCGCCATCCGAG AATGGGCTGTAAAGAGGTTCCCAAAATTTGACCTTAGTGAGAAAGGCAAAGACTGGAAaatttgtctgtctgtaatAAACTCAACGGCACGCTACTTTCGGTTCATGGCCAAGACAAGGAAG CAAAATATGAAATCCGATGAAACGTTACCACCAGAGACGACAGCCTCATCTGGACATACAGCAGAGATTGATGTTGAGCTCTCAGACAGTGACACTGAGCAGATGAACAGGATTAACTCGCTGTCAAACTATAACAGCG ATGCTTCCTGTTACATCTTGGATGGAAGTTCACCCAGACAAG TGCATCTCGGGCCGCCTCATCGTGAAGTAAAGGTTCCCGAGTTCGTCTTGTCTGCTGCACATCTGCGGACGCGTCCTGAGCTCATCGCTCGATATCTCATTAAATTCATCTTTCCAGAGGACGTACTAGTACGCAGTAACGTCTACGGTGCGCGACATGGCATTCAACCCCTCGACCATAACAAAATATCTGCACTTCGAG AGTACCTGTCGGAGCGTTTTCCCTGGATGAAGCTGGAGGAGGATGGAAGTGACTGGAAGGTTTGTGTTGGAGCTATAAACAGCACCATCCGCAAGTTTCGATATGAGCACAAGATGGGCATAAAGAGAAAGAAACGCTGA
- the LOC129430817 gene encoding BEN domain-containing protein 2 isoform X4, with amino-acid sequence MSIHDIRDGFISGGGLCGLKTETDDSTPTVRSRGPSPLSDSMMSEADDDGFIHEVSQDTKEGESAISTETYGADLQRTLGEILAYCQVTYGAILKLDEKFDMLETKVANIQSLQQNPTLLSKKPCVSDSFQSRTEGSTPQQLHVSSPLPSVKSRKSLMLSHGPEVKTPERLNQIQCQNTERATITQSSTQDPSLNTNITTQQQGQLQTSPESSDPAEHICPANTCYVGNYERKVFLPKCVVQRAGKMTRPSAAARHLLRNLFTAHELSLSSTNGNPTRRLKRLDPNKISAIREWAVKRFPKFDLSEKGKDWKICLSVINSTARYFRFMAKTRKQNMKSDETLPPETTASSGHTAEIDVELSDSDTEQMNRINSLSNYNSDASCYILDGSSPRQVHLGPPHREVKVPEFVLSAAHLRTRPELIARYLIKFIFPEDVLVRSNVYGARHGIQPLDHNKISALREYLSERFPWMKLEEDGSDWKVCVGAINSTIRKFRYEHKMGIKRKKR; translated from the exons ATATAAGAGATGGATTTATTAGCGGCGGTGGATTGTGCGGTTTGAAGACTGAAACAGATGACAGCACACCAACAGTGAGATCCAGAGGTCCCAGTCCGCTCAGTGACAGTATG ATGTCTGAGGCAGACGATGATGGTTTCATACATGAAGTGTCACAGGATACAAAGGAG GGGGAGAGTGCCATTTCAACTGAGACGTATGGAGCTGATCTACAGAGGACTCTGGGAGAGATTCTTGCGTACTGTCAG GTTACATATGGAGCCATTCTGAAACTTGATGAAAAGTTTGACATGCTCGAGACAAAAGTAGCAAACATTCAGAGCCTTCAGCAGAATCCAACACTTCTTTCAAAG AAGCCGTGTGTGTCAGACAGCTTCCAGAGCAGAACTGAAGGCTCCACACCACAACAACTTCACGTTTCCTCTCCACTTCCTTCTGTGAAGAGCAGGAAATCTCTGATGCTGTCTCATGGTCCTGAGGTCAAGACCCCTGAACGGCTTAACCAGATTCAATGCCAAAATACTGAGAGAGCCACAATTACCCAAAGTTCAACACAAGATCCATCCCTTAACACGAACATAACAACGCAACAGCAGGGTCAACTTCAAACCAGCCCAGAGAGCAGTGATCCAGCTGAACACATCTGTCCTGCAAATACTT GTTATGTGGGTAACTATGAGAGGAaagtttttctgccaaagtgtGTCGTACAGCGAGCGGGGAAAATGACGCGACCCAGCGCAGCTGCACGACATCTGTTACGAAACCTCTTTACGGCTCATGAACTTTCTCTAAGCAGCACCAACGGAAATCCAACCAGACGTCTGAAGAGACTCGACCCTAACAAGATCAGCGCCATCCGAG AATGGGCTGTAAAGAGGTTCCCAAAATTTGACCTTAGTGAGAAAGGCAAAGACTGGAAaatttgtctgtctgtaatAAACTCAACGGCACGCTACTTTCGGTTCATGGCCAAGACAAGGAAG CAAAATATGAAATCCGATGAAACGTTACCACCAGAGACGACAGCCTCATCTGGACATACAGCAGAGATTGATGTTGAGCTCTCAGACAGTGACACTGAGCAGATGAACAGGATTAACTCGCTGTCAAACTATAACAGCG ATGCTTCCTGTTACATCTTGGATGGAAGTTCACCCAGACAAG TGCATCTCGGGCCGCCTCATCGTGAAGTAAAGGTTCCCGAGTTCGTCTTGTCTGCTGCACATCTGCGGACGCGTCCTGAGCTCATCGCTCGATATCTCATTAAATTCATCTTTCCAGAGGACGTACTAGTACGCAGTAACGTCTACGGTGCGCGACATGGCATTCAACCCCTCGACCATAACAAAATATCTGCACTTCGAG AGTACCTGTCGGAGCGTTTTCCCTGGATGAAGCTGGAGGAGGATGGAAGTGACTGGAAGGTTTGTGTTGGAGCTATAAACAGCACCATCCGCAAGTTTCGATATGAGCACAAGATGGGCATAAAGAGAAAGAAACGCTGA
- the LOC129430817 gene encoding BEN domain-containing protein 2 isoform X6, translated as MSEADDDGFIHEVSQDTKEGESAISTETYGADLQRTLGEILAYCQVTYGAILKLDEKFDMLETKVANIQSLQQNPTLLSKKPCVSDSFQSRTEGSTPQQLHVSSPLPSVKSRKSLMLSHGPEVKTPERLNQIQCQNTERATITQSSTQDPSLNTNITTQQQGQLQTSPESSDPAEHICPANTCYVGNYERKVFLPKCVVQRAGKMTRPSAAARHLLRNLFTAHELSLSSTNGNPTRRLKRLDPNKISAIREWAVKRFPKFDLSEKGKDWKICLSVINSTARYFRFMAKTRKQNMKSDETLPPETTASSGHTAEIDVELSDSDTEQMNRINSLSNYNSDASCYILDGSSPRQVHLGPPHREVKVPEFVLSAAHLRTRPELIARYLIKFIFPEDVLVRSNVYGARHGIQPLDHNKISALREYLSERFPWMKLEEDGSDWKVCVGAINSTIRKFRYEHKMGIKRKKR; from the exons ATGTCTGAGGCAGACGATGATGGTTTCATACATGAAGTGTCACAGGATACAAAGGAG GGGGAGAGTGCCATTTCAACTGAGACGTATGGAGCTGATCTACAGAGGACTCTGGGAGAGATTCTTGCGTACTGTCAG GTTACATATGGAGCCATTCTGAAACTTGATGAAAAGTTTGACATGCTCGAGACAAAAGTAGCAAACATTCAGAGCCTTCAGCAGAATCCAACACTTCTTTCAAAG AAGCCGTGTGTGTCAGACAGCTTCCAGAGCAGAACTGAAGGCTCCACACCACAACAACTTCACGTTTCCTCTCCACTTCCTTCTGTGAAGAGCAGGAAATCTCTGATGCTGTCTCATGGTCCTGAGGTCAAGACCCCTGAACGGCTTAACCAGATTCAATGCCAAAATACTGAGAGAGCCACAATTACCCAAAGTTCAACACAAGATCCATCCCTTAACACGAACATAACAACGCAACAGCAGGGTCAACTTCAAACCAGCCCAGAGAGCAGTGATCCAGCTGAACACATCTGTCCTGCAAATACTT GTTATGTGGGTAACTATGAGAGGAaagtttttctgccaaagtgtGTCGTACAGCGAGCGGGGAAAATGACGCGACCCAGCGCAGCTGCACGACATCTGTTACGAAACCTCTTTACGGCTCATGAACTTTCTCTAAGCAGCACCAACGGAAATCCAACCAGACGTCTGAAGAGACTCGACCCTAACAAGATCAGCGCCATCCGAG AATGGGCTGTAAAGAGGTTCCCAAAATTTGACCTTAGTGAGAAAGGCAAAGACTGGAAaatttgtctgtctgtaatAAACTCAACGGCACGCTACTTTCGGTTCATGGCCAAGACAAGGAAG CAAAATATGAAATCCGATGAAACGTTACCACCAGAGACGACAGCCTCATCTGGACATACAGCAGAGATTGATGTTGAGCTCTCAGACAGTGACACTGAGCAGATGAACAGGATTAACTCGCTGTCAAACTATAACAGCG ATGCTTCCTGTTACATCTTGGATGGAAGTTCACCCAGACAAG TGCATCTCGGGCCGCCTCATCGTGAAGTAAAGGTTCCCGAGTTCGTCTTGTCTGCTGCACATCTGCGGACGCGTCCTGAGCTCATCGCTCGATATCTCATTAAATTCATCTTTCCAGAGGACGTACTAGTACGCAGTAACGTCTACGGTGCGCGACATGGCATTCAACCCCTCGACCATAACAAAATATCTGCACTTCGAG AGTACCTGTCGGAGCGTTTTCCCTGGATGAAGCTGGAGGAGGATGGAAGTGACTGGAAGGTTTGTGTTGGAGCTATAAACAGCACCATCCGCAAGTTTCGATATGAGCACAAGATGGGCATAAAGAGAAAGAAACGCTGA
- the LOC129430817 gene encoding BEN domain-containing protein 2 isoform X7 yields the protein MSEADDDGFIHEVSQDTKESAISTETYGADLQRTLGEILAYCQVTYGAILKLDEKFDMLETKVANIQSLQQNPTLLSKKPCVSDSFQSRTEGSTPQQLHVSSPLPSVKSRKSLMLSHGPEVKTPERLNQIQCQNTERATITQSSTQDPSLNTNITTQQQGQLQTSPESSDPAEHICPANTCYVGNYERKVFLPKCVVQRAGKMTRPSAAARHLLRNLFTAHELSLSSTNGNPTRRLKRLDPNKISAIREWAVKRFPKFDLSEKGKDWKICLSVINSTARYFRFMAKTRKQNMKSDETLPPETTASSGHTAEIDVELSDSDTEQMNRINSLSNYNSDASCYILDGSSPRQVHLGPPHREVKVPEFVLSAAHLRTRPELIARYLIKFIFPEDVLVRSNVYGARHGIQPLDHNKISALREYLSERFPWMKLEEDGSDWKVCVGAINSTIRKFRYEHKMGIKRKKR from the exons ATGTCTGAGGCAGACGATGATGGTTTCATACATGAAGTGTCACAGGATACAAAGGAG AGTGCCATTTCAACTGAGACGTATGGAGCTGATCTACAGAGGACTCTGGGAGAGATTCTTGCGTACTGTCAG GTTACATATGGAGCCATTCTGAAACTTGATGAAAAGTTTGACATGCTCGAGACAAAAGTAGCAAACATTCAGAGCCTTCAGCAGAATCCAACACTTCTTTCAAAG AAGCCGTGTGTGTCAGACAGCTTCCAGAGCAGAACTGAAGGCTCCACACCACAACAACTTCACGTTTCCTCTCCACTTCCTTCTGTGAAGAGCAGGAAATCTCTGATGCTGTCTCATGGTCCTGAGGTCAAGACCCCTGAACGGCTTAACCAGATTCAATGCCAAAATACTGAGAGAGCCACAATTACCCAAAGTTCAACACAAGATCCATCCCTTAACACGAACATAACAACGCAACAGCAGGGTCAACTTCAAACCAGCCCAGAGAGCAGTGATCCAGCTGAACACATCTGTCCTGCAAATACTT GTTATGTGGGTAACTATGAGAGGAaagtttttctgccaaagtgtGTCGTACAGCGAGCGGGGAAAATGACGCGACCCAGCGCAGCTGCACGACATCTGTTACGAAACCTCTTTACGGCTCATGAACTTTCTCTAAGCAGCACCAACGGAAATCCAACCAGACGTCTGAAGAGACTCGACCCTAACAAGATCAGCGCCATCCGAG AATGGGCTGTAAAGAGGTTCCCAAAATTTGACCTTAGTGAGAAAGGCAAAGACTGGAAaatttgtctgtctgtaatAAACTCAACGGCACGCTACTTTCGGTTCATGGCCAAGACAAGGAAG CAAAATATGAAATCCGATGAAACGTTACCACCAGAGACGACAGCCTCATCTGGACATACAGCAGAGATTGATGTTGAGCTCTCAGACAGTGACACTGAGCAGATGAACAGGATTAACTCGCTGTCAAACTATAACAGCG ATGCTTCCTGTTACATCTTGGATGGAAGTTCACCCAGACAAG TGCATCTCGGGCCGCCTCATCGTGAAGTAAAGGTTCCCGAGTTCGTCTTGTCTGCTGCACATCTGCGGACGCGTCCTGAGCTCATCGCTCGATATCTCATTAAATTCATCTTTCCAGAGGACGTACTAGTACGCAGTAACGTCTACGGTGCGCGACATGGCATTCAACCCCTCGACCATAACAAAATATCTGCACTTCGAG AGTACCTGTCGGAGCGTTTTCCCTGGATGAAGCTGGAGGAGGATGGAAGTGACTGGAAGGTTTGTGTTGGAGCTATAAACAGCACCATCCGCAAGTTTCGATATGAGCACAAGATGGGCATAAAGAGAAAGAAACGCTGA